Proteins encoded within one genomic window of Citricoccus muralis:
- a CDS encoding NADH-quinone oxidoreductase subunit K, whose translation MTTLQLFMYAGAFILVVGVAATLLVRDLIRRLIALNVASGGVMLLWLALADRGDGEPDPVPQALVLTGIVVMAAVTGIAIVLARRVEQLDDDLEEVEQ comes from the coding sequence GTGACCACCCTGCAGCTGTTTATGTATGCCGGTGCGTTCATCCTCGTGGTGGGGGTTGCCGCGACCCTGCTGGTACGCGACCTGATTCGCCGCCTGATCGCCCTCAACGTCGCCTCTGGGGGCGTCATGCTGCTGTGGTTGGCGCTCGCCGATCGCGGCGACGGCGAGCCCGACCCCGTGCCGCAAGCCCTCGTGCTCACGGGCATCGTCGTCATGGCGGCCGTCACGGGCATCGCCATCGTGCTGGCGCGACGGGTCGAGCAGCTCGACGACGACCTCGAGGAGGTCGAGCAGTGA
- a CDS encoding cation:proton antiporter — protein sequence MVIVDVLVITLLAAGVFFVVAGTVGLLRFPDLASRLHAVSKADVLGLGLIATALALHLLITEPGWAAVGVVAKLALIWILALIGTAANAYLMAGSRRRAEVETEEEP from the coding sequence ATGGTCATCGTCGACGTGCTCGTCATCACCCTGCTCGCGGCGGGTGTCTTCTTCGTTGTCGCGGGCACGGTGGGGCTGCTGCGCTTCCCCGACCTCGCGAGCCGCTTGCACGCGGTGTCGAAGGCCGACGTCCTCGGCCTCGGACTCATCGCCACCGCGCTCGCCCTGCACCTTCTCATCACCGAACCGGGATGGGCAGCGGTCGGCGTGGTGGCGAAGCTGGCCCTCATCTGGATTCTCGCCCTCATCGGCACCGCCGCGAACGCCTACCTCATGGCGGGCAGCAGGCGGCGGGCCGAGGTAGAGACGGAGGAGGAGCCGTGA
- a CDS encoding complex I subunit 5 family protein translates to MSAAALVLAPVFLPLAVGALSAVLPRRAAATLTVIAAAATLMVAVLLGIAVLDAGPVRLEVAGWAPPVGILLAADGLSVVMIGLSATAVLAAALVAAADDHFAGGHAFWPLVGAAAAAVNGVFVARDVFTAFVLLELLTIASVALVALGGARSAAAALRYLFVAVTGSLFFLLAVALTYGHTGTVDLAQAAERADDTVIVGAIIALTVVGMAAKTALFPLHSWLPAAHPAAPTAVSALLSALVIKASIVILWRIVEYFGPLTDLAAPLATAVGVAGAAAVLWGGVLALRRDRLKSIIAYSTVAQVGYMVLLVPLVFTASDPQVAWIGGILITLAHGVAKAAMFLAAGALAAAAGTGRLDGLEGTISRMPWTVAAIGLAGVSLAGLPPTLGFVGKWMLVQASLDAGAWWWLALLLGGGLLTFAYTARMLRATFNPPGDFSGARELTRPARTVAIVPLALAALSVVLGLIPWLLIDVLSAAPMGGGA, encoded by the coding sequence ATGTCGGCCGCAGCCCTCGTGCTCGCGCCCGTCTTTCTGCCCCTCGCGGTCGGCGCGCTGTCGGCCGTGCTGCCTCGGCGAGCGGCGGCGACGCTGACGGTCATCGCGGCCGCCGCCACGCTGATGGTCGCCGTGTTGCTGGGCATCGCCGTGCTCGACGCGGGCCCCGTGCGGCTGGAGGTGGCTGGCTGGGCGCCGCCCGTCGGAATCCTTCTCGCCGCGGACGGGCTCTCGGTCGTCATGATCGGCCTGTCGGCAACCGCGGTGCTGGCTGCTGCGCTCGTTGCCGCCGCCGACGACCACTTCGCGGGAGGGCACGCGTTCTGGCCGCTCGTTGGTGCGGCGGCCGCGGCCGTCAACGGCGTCTTTGTCGCGCGCGACGTGTTCACCGCCTTCGTGCTGTTGGAGCTGTTGACCATCGCATCCGTCGCGCTTGTCGCCCTGGGGGGAGCGCGATCGGCCGCAGCCGCCCTGCGCTACCTCTTCGTTGCCGTGACCGGCTCGCTGTTCTTCCTGCTCGCGGTCGCCCTCACGTACGGGCACACCGGCACCGTCGACCTGGCGCAGGCCGCCGAGCGCGCCGATGACACCGTCATCGTCGGGGCCATCATCGCGCTCACCGTGGTTGGCATGGCCGCGAAGACGGCGCTGTTCCCGTTGCACTCGTGGCTGCCGGCCGCCCACCCCGCTGCCCCGACGGCGGTCAGTGCGCTGCTCTCGGCGCTCGTGATCAAGGCGTCGATTGTGATCCTGTGGCGCATCGTCGAGTACTTCGGCCCGCTCACCGACCTCGCCGCTCCGCTCGCGACCGCCGTGGGCGTAGCGGGCGCCGCCGCCGTGCTGTGGGGCGGGGTGCTCGCGCTGCGACGCGACCGCCTGAAGTCGATCATCGCCTACTCGACGGTCGCCCAAGTCGGGTACATGGTGCTGCTGGTGCCGCTCGTGTTCACCGCGAGCGACCCGCAAGTGGCCTGGATCGGCGGCATTCTGATCACTCTGGCTCACGGCGTCGCGAAGGCCGCCATGTTCCTCGCCGCCGGAGCGCTCGCCGCCGCGGCCGGCACCGGTCGGCTCGACGGGCTCGAGGGCACCATCAGCCGCATGCCGTGGACGGTCGCCGCGATCGGGCTCGCCGGCGTCAGCCTCGCGGGGCTTCCGCCCACGCTCGGCTTCGTCGGCAAATGGATGCTCGTGCAAGCCTCGCTCGACGCGGGCGCCTGGTGGTGGCTGGCTCTGCTCCTCGGCGGCGGGCTGCTGACCTTCGCCTACACGGCGCGCATGCTGCGAGCCACCTTCAACCCGCCCGGTGACTTCTCGGGCGCCCGCGAGCTCACCCGGCCCGCGCGCACCGTGGCCATCGTGCCGCTGGCGCTCGCCGCCCTGTCGGTGGTGCTCGGTCTCATTCCGTGGCTGCTCATTGATGTTCTGAGTGCTGCGCCGATGGGAGGTGGCGCATGA
- a CDS encoding pH regulation protein F yields MSAAVSVALIVAAFILFACILAGLWRAVAGPTIEDRLTAFVLLGAGGAALFIVLAAIADLPALRDIAIVVVGLATIVAVVFTRRSVR; encoded by the coding sequence GTGAGCGCCGCGGTCAGTGTCGCCCTGATCGTGGCGGCCTTCATCCTGTTTGCCTGCATCCTGGCGGGGCTGTGGCGCGCCGTTGCGGGCCCGACGATCGAAGACCGGCTCACCGCGTTCGTGCTGTTGGGCGCGGGCGGTGCCGCCCTGTTCATCGTGCTCGCGGCGATCGCCGACCTGCCGGCCCTGCGTGACATCGCGATCGTCGTCGTCGGCCTGGCCACCATCGTCGCGGTCGTGTTCACTCGGCGGTCGGTGCGCTGA
- a CDS encoding hydrogenase subunit MbhD domain-containing protein yields the protein MTVIAFSDVDVLDVLVVAAVAVTAILAIAIPRRVGATIAFLVFGLLLALLWARVAAPDVAIAEAALGGGVAGALLVDALHRRQPAQPKRDHRRAVAITAVGAALGAVTFAALATVLSRLTAEPADLGPLALEAVERSGVSHPITAVLLNFRNLDTLLEIAVVVFAAVGAAALSRDRIRTVTDPGPVRRVIAVIIVPALVLLAAWLLVAGTSEPGGAFQAGAVLGAALIIAHLCGVRAARAAGGRALVLVVAGLLAFILLGGIGLAVTGTWLALDLSWAFAAILSIETLLTVSIGVALAMLFLAAGSRDDAAAADSAAAAPALGGAA from the coding sequence GTGACGGTCATCGCCTTCTCCGACGTCGACGTGCTCGACGTGCTCGTCGTGGCGGCCGTCGCCGTCACCGCGATACTCGCCATCGCGATTCCTCGCCGGGTCGGCGCGACCATCGCCTTCCTCGTCTTCGGCCTGCTGCTCGCGCTGCTCTGGGCACGTGTCGCCGCGCCCGACGTGGCGATCGCCGAGGCGGCGCTCGGCGGTGGGGTGGCGGGGGCGCTGCTGGTCGATGCACTTCACCGGCGACAGCCCGCGCAGCCGAAGCGCGACCATCGTCGCGCGGTGGCGATCACGGCGGTCGGCGCCGCGCTCGGTGCGGTGACGTTCGCCGCCCTTGCGACCGTGCTGTCGCGTCTCACGGCGGAGCCCGCCGACCTCGGGCCGCTCGCCCTGGAGGCCGTCGAGCGCAGCGGCGTGAGCCACCCCATCACCGCGGTGCTGTTGAACTTCCGCAACCTCGACACGCTGCTCGAGATCGCGGTCGTCGTGTTCGCCGCGGTGGGTGCCGCGGCGCTGTCGCGTGACCGCATCCGCACCGTGACCGACCCGGGCCCGGTTCGGCGCGTCATCGCCGTCATCATCGTGCCGGCTCTCGTGCTGCTCGCCGCCTGGCTGCTCGTGGCCGGAACCAGTGAGCCCGGCGGAGCCTTCCAGGCCGGTGCCGTGCTCGGTGCCGCGCTCATCATCGCCCACCTGTGCGGGGTGCGCGCCGCCCGCGCGGCCGGAGGGCGCGCGCTCGTGCTCGTCGTGGCGGGCCTGCTGGCGTTCATCCTGCTCGGCGGCATCGGGCTCGCGGTGACGGGAACGTGGCTCGCGCTCGACCTCAGCTGGGCGTTCGCGGCCATTCTCTCCATCGAGACCCTGCTCACCGTCAGCATCGGGGTCGCGCTCGCCATGCTCTTCCTGGCCGCCGGCTCGCGCGACGATGCGGCGGCCGCCGACAGCGCGGCAGCCGCCCCAGCCCTGGGGGGTGCCGCGTGA
- a CDS encoding complex I subunit 5 family protein codes for MNDDTVTVMSALPVVLLLTSLVPAMLIFALREKRTVLRTTLNLAGAIAKVVLVIVLIPRVVAGEELRAEFTWIPGLDIVFVTDTFSLFFVALSAGLWLATTIYAVGYLEGSPNRSRFFGFFSLCVTATVGIALAGNLLTFLIFFELLTLVTYPLVAHRGTRAALRGARIYLAYTLGGGVALLLGVAWLTLEVGPVEFRAGGIPEVAEFAARDPLTATVIGAVLLLGVGVKAALFPLHGWLPIAMVAPAPVSALLHAVAVVKAGAFGIIRIVEDVFGLALFAELGMLQALAVVASVTIVYGSVRALAQDDLKKRLAYSTVSQVSYIALGAALLSPIATAGAIVHMVNQGFMKITLFFCAGLFAEELKLSKVSQLAGVGRRMPVTSAAFTIAALGMIGLPPFAGFISKWALGLGGLDAGQPWVIAVLLTSTVLNAAYFLPIIATIWTSPRSESEGSDEGTFPVPARRSGWEAPASLLLPAVATALFVILFGVAAGWGYSPWVLAQIVGEGAWP; via the coding sequence ATGAACGATGACACGGTTACCGTGATGAGCGCGCTGCCGGTCGTGCTTCTGCTGACGTCGCTCGTGCCGGCGATGCTGATCTTCGCGCTGCGCGAGAAGCGGACGGTACTGCGCACCACCCTGAACCTCGCCGGCGCGATCGCGAAGGTTGTGCTCGTGATCGTGCTGATTCCGCGCGTCGTGGCGGGCGAGGAGCTACGCGCCGAGTTCACGTGGATTCCCGGGCTCGACATCGTATTCGTCACCGACACGTTCTCGCTGTTCTTCGTCGCGCTCTCGGCGGGCCTGTGGTTGGCGACGACGATCTACGCCGTCGGCTACCTGGAGGGCTCGCCCAACCGCAGCCGGTTCTTCGGCTTCTTCAGCCTGTGCGTCACGGCCACGGTCGGTATCGCCCTGGCCGGCAACCTGCTTACTTTCCTGATCTTCTTCGAGCTGTTGACGCTCGTCACGTACCCGCTGGTGGCGCACCGCGGAACGCGGGCGGCCCTGCGCGGCGCCCGCATCTACCTCGCGTACACGCTCGGCGGCGGCGTCGCCCTGCTGCTCGGCGTCGCCTGGCTGACCCTCGAGGTTGGGCCGGTCGAGTTCCGTGCCGGCGGTATCCCCGAGGTGGCGGAATTCGCCGCCCGCGACCCGCTCACCGCGACGGTGATCGGCGCGGTGTTGTTGCTCGGCGTCGGCGTGAAGGCCGCGCTGTTCCCGCTGCACGGTTGGCTACCGATTGCCATGGTGGCCCCCGCGCCGGTGAGCGCCCTGCTGCACGCGGTGGCCGTGGTGAAGGCCGGCGCCTTCGGAATCATCCGCATCGTCGAGGACGTTTTCGGCCTGGCCCTGTTCGCCGAGCTCGGGATGCTGCAGGCGCTCGCCGTCGTCGCCTCCGTCACGATCGTCTACGGGTCCGTCCGCGCGCTCGCGCAGGACGACCTGAAGAAGCGCCTCGCATATTCGACGGTGTCGCAGGTGTCGTACATCGCGCTCGGCGCGGCGCTGCTGTCGCCGATCGCCACCGCCGGGGCGATCGTGCACATGGTCAACCAGGGCTTCATGAAGATCACGCTGTTCTTCTGCGCCGGCCTGTTCGCCGAAGAGCTCAAGCTGTCAAAGGTCAGCCAGCTCGCCGGGGTCGGCCGACGGATGCCCGTCACGAGCGCCGCTTTCACCATCGCCGCGCTCGGCATGATCGGGCTGCCGCCGTTCGCCGGCTTCATCTCGAAGTGGGCGCTCGGGCTCGGTGGGCTCGACGCGGGCCAGCCGTGGGTGATCGCCGTGCTGCTGACCAGCACGGTGTTGAATGCCGCCTACTTCCTGCCGATCATCGCGACCATCTGGACGTCGCCGCGATCAGAGTCGGAGGGCAGCGATGAGGGCACGTTCCCGGTACCCGCCCGGCGTTCGGGCTGGGAGGCGCCCGCGAGCCTCCTGCTGCCCGCGGTCGCGACCGCGCTCTTCGTCATCCTGTTTGGCGTCGCCGCCGGCTGGGGCTACTCGCCCTGGGTTCTCGCGCAGATCGTGGGGGAGGGAGCATGGCCGTGA